The Ketogulonicigenium robustum nucleotide sequence CCGGGGCGCGTGCGCATGTCGTGAAAGATATCGACCAATCGCTCTCGGTGCTTATCGGGTTTACGGCTGATATGCGACGGCGCGGGGCTGATGGCCGCTCGATCCTGCTGTCGCAAGATGTCGGGCTCCCGACCCCTGACGAGGTTATTTTGTTAGGGATATCACCGACCGACAAGGTCATGCGGTTGTCGCGGGTGCGGCTGGCCGAGGATGAGCCGGGATCGGCCGATATCTGAACTTCTACAACACCCGCCGTCCGCATTCATCGCTTGACGGGAAAACCCCCGATCACGCTTACTTCAACCAGCCAATGCCCGAAGTGGCAGACGCCTAACCGAAGAGGAAAACCACTTAGAAAACGCCCGGAACATATTTAGATAAACCGAACCACCTCTGTTCGACATTGGCGGGCTGCCTTACGCAAAAGCGGCGGCCGCGATTGAGTTGTTGGCGACCTCGGTCATGCCCGAGGTCAACCGTGCTTTGGCACCTTAGGCCGGTTTGCGGGCGGCCAGCAGCACCAGTGCCAGCGCCGCTGCGGCCATGACAGCGCCCGCCACGGGCACGGCGCTGTAGCCCAGCCCCGCGCTGATCACGCCGCCCCCCAGCGCCGCACCAATCGCGTTGCCCAGATTGAACGCGCCGATATTGATGGACGAGGCGAGGCTCGGCGCATCCGCAGCCTCTTGCATGACGCGGGTCTGCAGCGGGGATACAATGCCAAACGCTGCCATGCCCCACACCACCAGGCTGATCGCCGCGCCGACATGGCTGCCCAGCACCAGCGGCAGCGCCAGCATAATCAGCGCTAGCGCCGACAGGAAAGCCAGCGATGTGCCGGTCAGCGACCAGTCGGCCATACGCCCGCCAAGGGCGTTGCCCAGCGTGAACCCCACCCCGATCAGCACTAGGGCCAGCGTGACGAAGGCCTCGGATGCACCGGTAAGCGTTTCCAGCACGGGGGCGATGTAGGTGTAGAGGGTGAACATCGCGCTGGCGCCTAGCACCGTTGTCAGCAACGCGCGCAGCACGGCGGGCTGGACCAGTACCCGCAGCTCGCGCCGCACGTCGGGGCGTGCGCCCGGGGCACCCTTGGGCAGGGCCAGCGCCAGCGCGGTAATAGTGGCCACGCCCAGCAGGGCCGTACCCCCAAACGCAGCGCGCCACCCGATATGCTGCCCCACCCATGTGGCCAGCGGCACGCCGCCGATATTGGCGATGGTCAGCCCCATGAACATGGTCGCGACGGCGCTGGCGCGTTTTTCGGGTTTCACGACGCTGGCCGCGACGATCGACCCCAGCCCGAAGAACGCGCCATGGTTCAGGCTAGTCACTACGCGCGACAGCAGTAGTGTCCAGTAATCGGGGGCCAACGCGGACAGGATGTTGCCCAAAGTGAAAATCCCCATCAGCGTCATCAGCGCGGTGCGCTTGCCAAAGCGGCTGAAGATCAGAGTCATGAACGGCGCGCCCAGCATCACCCCGATGGCATAGGCGCTAACCAGCAGCCCCGCCGAGGGGATCGACACGCTTACGCCGTCTGCGATGATCGGCAGCATGCCCATAGGCGAAAACTCGGTCACGCCGATTGCGAAGGCGCCAATGGCGAGGGCCAGCAGGGGCCAGTTGAAATCACGCGCTGCCATGGGGGCTCCTATTATGGGGTGGGCCGAGGGTAGAGGGTTTTGTTGGGGCGGCGCAATGCGCGCGAATGCCTCAGGTCGTGCGGATCTTCGTTCCAATGGGGAAAGAGTGAAGCCCCGATTCAATGGATAATGCCGGATGTGGCAATATGGTACCAGCGTTTATCAACCTTACAAGAAGGTCATGGGAAATGCTTGATACACGTACGGCGCCTTTTGCGCTTTTGATTTTGCGCGTTGTGCTGGGACTGTTGTTCCTGGCCCACGCTTGGCTGAAGATTTTCGTATTCACCCCCGCCGGCACGGCTGGTTTCTTTGCATCGGTCGGCGTGCCGGGCTGGTTGGCGTATATCGTCATCATCTGGGAAGTGCTGGGCGCGGTAGCGCTGATTCTGGGCGTCTGGCCCCGTCTGGTCGCAATCGCGATGATCCCGGTGCTGCTGGGCGCTATCGCGACCGTGCACTGGGCTGCGGGATTCTTCTTTGACAGCCAGTATGGTGGCTGGGAATACCCCGCCTTCTGGATCATCGCGCTGATCGTTCTGGCACTGGGCGGTGATGGTGCCAAGGCGCTGAAACCTACGCCTAAACTGGGCTAGGCCCTGAAAATCGGGGGGCTGCACATACCTTGCGGCCCCCCGTTTGCTATTGCGCAGCCTTGCCTTGTGCGCCCGCGCAGCCTAAGAGCGCCAAAAGGTTTTTTTATTGGCTAAAGGGGTGCCGCATGGGCTTTCGCATGGGGATCGTCGGCCTGCCGAACGTCGGCAAGTCGACACTGTTCAACGCGCTGACGCGCACCGCCGCGGCGCAAGCTGCCAACTTCCCCTTCTGCACGATCGAGCCGAACGTCGGCGAGGTTGCCGTGCCGGATGCCCGTTTGGATAAGCTGGCAGCGATTGCAGGGTCGAAGCAGATCATTCCGACGCGGATGACGTTTGTCGATATTGCGGGTCTGGTGAAGGGCGCCTCGCGCGGCGAGGGGTTGGGCAACCAGTTCCTGCACAATATCCGCGAAACCGACGCCATCGCCCATGTGCTGCGCTGCTTTGAAGACGGCGATGTGACCCACGTGGAAGGCCGCGTCGACCCCGTATCGGACGCGCAAACAATCGAGATGGAGCTGATGCTGGCCGACCTTGAGTCGATCGAGAAGCGTCTGGCGGGTCTCGTGCGCAAGGTAAAAGGTGGCGACAAGGAAGCCATCGAGCAAGAAGCCCTGCTGAAGGCGGCCAAAGAGGCGCTGGACGCTGGCAAGCCTGCCCGCACTGTGAAAGTGTCGGACGACCAGCAAAAACAGTGGCGCATGCTGCAACTGCTGACATCGAAGCCGATCCTGTATGTCTGCAACGTCGAGGAATCGGCGGCTGCGACCGGCAACGCGTTTTCGGCCAAAGTGGCCGAAATGGCTGCGGCCGAGGGGAACTCGCACGTCGTGATCTCGGCCAAGATCGAGGAAGAGATCAGCCAGCTGGCCGATGACGAAGCCGCCATGTTCCTTGAGGAAATGGGGCTGGATGAGGCCGGCCTCGACCGTCTGATCCGCGCGGGTTACGAGCTGCTGAAGCTGCAAACCTATTTCACAGTCGGCCCGAAAGAGGCCCGCGCTTGGACGATTCCGGCGGGCACACTGGCCCCGCAGGCGGCAGGCGTGATCCACGGCGATTTCGAACGTGGGTTCATCCGCGCCGAGACCATCGCCTACGACGATTACGTGGCCTTTGGCGGCGAATCTGCCGCGCGCGAGGCAGGTAAGCTGCGCGCGGAAGGCAAGACATACCTCGTCAAAGACGGTGATGTCCTGCACTTCCTGTTCAACACCTGATGCGAAAAGGGGGCCAACCGGCCCCCTTTTTATTGCTCGTCCTTGAGCGTTTCTTTTTGTGTGATCAGGCGCGCCGAGTTCTGCCCCGACAGGAAGATCCACATCCAGCTGAGTAGCACCATGATCCGCGACCGTGTGCCGATCAGGAAGTAGATGTGCGCCAGCCCCCAGACCCACCACGCCAGCCAGCCGCGCATTTGGAATTTTCCAAATTCGATCACGGCCGAATTGCGCCCGATGGTCGCCAGATTGCCCATGTGTTTGTATTTGAACGGGGCGGGTGCAGCCTTGCCAGTCAGTCGCGCGCGGATCAGTTTGGCCGCATACTGGCCCTGTTGCTTGGCCGCAGGGGCCACCCCCGGCACCGGCTTGCCGTCTGATTCGACGTGCGCCGTATCGCCCAGCACAAAGATATTGGGGTCATCGGCCAGCGTCAGATCGGGCTGCACCATCACGCGGCCCGCGCGATCGGCGGGCACGCCCAACCAGTCCTTGGCGCGCGATGCCTGCACGCCCGCTGCCCAGATCACAGTGCGCGCAGCGATGGGTTGGTCGCCCAGCACGATCCCCTCGCCCGAAACGCCGGTGACGGGCGTGCCGGTTTTCACCTCGACCCCCAGCTTGGTCAGCGATTTGGCCGCGTAGTCGGACAGGTTTTCCGAAAAGGCAGGCAGGATGCGCGGGCCAGCCTCGATCAGCATGATGCGGGTCTGGTTTGTGTCGATGCGGCGGAATTCTGTCGGCAGAATCCGGTGCGCAAGCTCGGCCAGAATGCCGACCAGCTCGACCCCTGTCGGGCCAGCGCCGATCACGGCAAAGGTCAGCTGGGCGCTGCGCTCGGCCGGGTCTTCGGTCAGTTCGGCGCGTTCGAATGCCAGCAGCAGGCGGCGGCGAATCGTTGTCGCATCCTCCAGCGTTTTCAGGCCGGGGGCGTCGGCTTCCCATTCGTCGCGGCCGAAATACGCATGGCGCGCGCCGGTGGCGATGACCAGCGTGTCATAGGGAATGCGCTGGCCGCCGCGCAGCAGTACTTCGTGGGCGGCGCGGTCGACGCCCTCGACAGTGGATAGCAGCGTCGTCACATCCTTGCGGCTGCGCAGCAGGCGGCGGATGGGCCATGCGATTTCCGATGTGGCCAGCAGTGTGGTCGCCACCTGATACAGCAGGGGTTGGAATAGATGGTGATTTCGTTGGTCAATCAACGTGATTTCACAATCACTGCCACGCAGGTTCTGGACCAGTTGAAGGCCGGCAAACCCGGCACCGACGACGACAACCCGATGTGTCATGTCGTAATTCCGCCTTGATATTACTGCCTGGCCGATATGGCTTGGCGTCTCGCGCGCAGGATGAACATGTCGGCGTCGCGAGGCAAGGGGAAGCTTGCGGTAACCCGCCATTCTCTGGGGGCATGGCTAGGCCGGACGATCTGCGTGAAATCGCCAAAGTTTGATCCATGTCAATTCCACCCCTGTCCAAGGGGGCTAAGCTTGCTAGCATATGATCGCGCCCCCTGCGGTAGGGGGCCGCCATCCGGCCCCGTCTGCGGGCCGAACCGGAGTGAGAAATATGAGCTATAAGACGATTGCCATTTTCGTACACGACGCTGAACGCGACGCGGCCGCTTACGAGGCCGCCCTCGAGATTGCCAGCCGGGACGATGCTCATCTTGAAGTTTATTGTCTGGGGATCGACCCTGTCCAATACGAGGCGACGCTGACCGGGGCGATGCCGATCTTCCTGTCGCAGGGGATTCCCGAAGCGCAGGAAAGCGCGACGAAACTGGCCGAATGGGCCGAAAGCAAACTGTTGGGTGGCCAGCAGC carries:
- the ychF gene encoding redox-regulated ATPase YchF; its protein translation is MGFRMGIVGLPNVGKSTLFNALTRTAAAQAANFPFCTIEPNVGEVAVPDARLDKLAAIAGSKQIIPTRMTFVDIAGLVKGASRGEGLGNQFLHNIRETDAIAHVLRCFEDGDVTHVEGRVDPVSDAQTIEMELMLADLESIEKRLAGLVRKVKGGDKEAIEQEALLKAAKEALDAGKPARTVKVSDDQQKQWRMLQLLTSKPILYVCNVEESAAATGNAFSAKVAEMAAAEGNSHVVISAKIEEEISQLADDEAAMFLEEMGLDEAGLDRLIRAGYELLKLQTYFTVGPKEARAWTIPAGTLAPQAAGVIHGDFERGFIRAETIAYDDYVAFGGESAAREAGKLRAEGKTYLVKDGDVLHFLFNT
- a CDS encoding NAD(P)/FAD-dependent oxidoreductase, translating into MTHRVVVVGAGFAGLQLVQNLRGSDCEITLIDQRNHHLFQPLLYQVATTLLATSEIAWPIRRLLRSRKDVTTLLSTVEGVDRAAHEVLLRGGQRIPYDTLVIATGARHAYFGRDEWEADAPGLKTLEDATTIRRRLLLAFERAELTEDPAERSAQLTFAVIGAGPTGVELVGILAELAHRILPTEFRRIDTNQTRIMLIEAGPRILPAFSENLSDYAAKSLTKLGVEVKTGTPVTGVSGEGIVLGDQPIAARTVIWAAGVQASRAKDWLGVPADRAGRVMVQPDLTLADDPNIFVLGDTAHVESDGKPVPGVAPAAKQQGQYAAKLIRARLTGKAAPAPFKYKHMGNLATIGRNSAVIEFGKFQMRGWLAWWVWGLAHIYFLIGTRSRIMVLLSWMWIFLSGQNSARLITQKETLKDEQ
- a CDS encoding MFS transporter; this translates as MAARDFNWPLLALAIGAFAIGVTEFSPMGMLPIIADGVSVSIPSAGLLVSAYAIGVMLGAPFMTLIFSRFGKRTALMTLMGIFTLGNILSALAPDYWTLLLSRVVTSLNHGAFFGLGSIVAASVVKPEKRASAVATMFMGLTIANIGGVPLATWVGQHIGWRAAFGGTALLGVATITALALALPKGAPGARPDVRRELRVLVQPAVLRALLTTVLGASAMFTLYTYIAPVLETLTGASEAFVTLALVLIGVGFTLGNALGGRMADWSLTGTSLAFLSALALIMLALPLVLGSHVGAAISLVVWGMAAFGIVSPLQTRVMQEAADAPSLASSINIGAFNLGNAIGAALGGGVISAGLGYSAVPVAGAVMAAAALALVLLAARKPA
- a CDS encoding DoxX family protein encodes the protein MLDTRTAPFALLILRVVLGLLFLAHAWLKIFVFTPAGTAGFFASVGVPGWLAYIVIIWEVLGAVALILGVWPRLVAIAMIPVLLGAIATVHWAAGFFFDSQYGGWEYPAFWIIALIVLALGGDGAKALKPTPKLG